The Gymnogyps californianus isolate 813 chromosome 5, ASM1813914v2, whole genome shotgun sequence DNA segment tttgttgttttttttctgggcattATTTGGGATGCAGTAGCATAGATTTTTGTTGACTGATATCTTTTGTATAGCAGAGTCAACACTTCCAAGTAATACGGACCAGTGACACACGTCTGGTCCCGTCCTTTCGCTGGCAGCACTTCTGCTTTGCCCTGGGTGCCTGCAATTGTAGAGAGCGAACAACAGATTATATCTGACTAGCTTGAACATAGTCTCAAGAGGCTGGCCTTGTGCTTAGCGTGACAGAATGAAACAGTTGTGTAACACCCAGAAACTATTCACACCATCTGCAAAACGGACGTTGGAGCAGTTTGGacatgaaaaatggaagaagggCTTTGTGCTCTGTCACTTGTTGAAGAGCCTCTCCCTGCTTCCTCAGTGACCGGCAGCTGGTGATGCTGCGCAGCGAATGCTTAGCCCTGCATTACTGGGGAGATTTTGGGGTGCTGAGTTTGCtgagtttgggggttttgagCCTGCTGGCTGTCACTCTGCACTAGCCCAAGGCAGCAGGCTGCCCTGTGTCCATTATGCTGCCCAGCACGACTTGCTTGGCAGTGCTGATGGTCTGTGGGCTCAATTCTCCAGCCAGAACCGTGAAGCCCTAAGCAAGCTGTGAGCTCTCGCGTGGGGATAATTCCCTTGTGCCACTGCTTTGCTGGACGGGGAGTATCGTGCCACGAGCAGGACTGCTCGACTTCAGGCCGCTTGTTTGGAGGAAAATGTGAGTGGCTGAGGTGCCCAGACACAGAGTTGTTTCATGTCATGTTAAAGGCAGTGGGACGTGGCATCTGCTGACCCCGGGGATCTTTTCAGTTCCAGGGAGGCGTGTGGTCCCTCAGCATGGTGCTGTGCGATGCCCTGATGACCATGGACGTGATGCTGTGCACGGCCTCCATCTTCAACCTCTGTGCTATCAGCGTGGATCGGTAagtgccttcctcctcctcatgcctGAGGAGGGAGCGCGGTGTCCTGGCCTCAAGCTGCTTCCATACACGCCCTTGCAAGGATCCCGTGTAGGGGGGCCAGATCCTGTTCTCCCCTAAGGACAACGTTCTGCCCTACCATCCTCCCCCATCACCAGCTTTGTGTCCCATCAGCACCCTTGTGGTGGCGAAGCTGAAAGCACAGTTGTGTGACGAGCCCAGAGCTGTCCCTCTGCGTGCTCTTCTGAGGGGGGAGACTGGTGGTAGCCCAGGCCTTGGCTATGTAAGTAAATTAATAGGGGGGAAGGACAGTGGCAAGCAGCTTTGGGACCACTCGCTTATGTTACCAGTGATGACACCACCGTACTAGGACTGACTCACCTGGGGCCTCTATTGGCAGGTTTATCGCTGTTTCAATCCCACTGAACTACAACCGGCGACAAATCGACCTGCGGCAGTTGATCCTTATATCCACCACCTGGATATTCGCCTTTGCTGTAGCATCCCCAGTCATATTTGGCCTCAACAACGTCCCAAACCGGGACCCCAGCTTGTGTCAGCTGGAGGATGACAACTACATCGTGTACTCCTCCATCTGCTCCTTCTTCATCCCTTGTCCTGTCATGCTAGTGCTGTACTGCGCCATGTTCCAAGGACTCAAGCGTTGGGAAGAAGCCAGGAAGGCCAAGCTAAGGGGCAGCATCTACGGGGCCAACAGGAAGCTGTATCACCCCTCAACCTTTCTTGAGAGAGCGCAGACCCGACTGGAGCCAGAGGAGCGCAACCCTTACGCCCCCTCTGACCACCCTGGGGACTACATGATGAACAACGGGATTCAGACTGTCTCCTACCCACACCTCAAGTACCCACACCCAGGACACAGTCAGAAGCGGGCCAAGATCAACGGCCGGGAGCGGAAGGCCATGCGGGTGCTGCCTGTCGTCGTCGGTGAGTAGCAGTCGGTgacagctggggaagggtgggAAACGTCCTGCGTTGTCCTACAGCAGGGTTCAGCCTGGCAGGAATTGTTTGAACCTGGCAAAGCGAACGCACGCTTTGCCGACTCCCCTCCCACAGGAGCCACGCTGCCCAGGCACGGGTGCGTGGGCAGCGATCCGAGCTGTCATGCTGAGAACCATGCTTTCTCCTTGCTGGAGGAGGTGAGGGCGAGATAAAAGCCACCTCCCTCTTGTTCCACCTCCATGTCTTTggtcctcctccctctctgtcgTGTGTGGACTCGTTTTAACACCCGCCCTCCCCTTGTTCCTGTGGAACAGCCTGGTTTGTGGCTTAAGACCTGCCGTCCCCATCTCTCGTGAGAGATGTTTATCCAGTGAACATCTCGGTATCCCTTTGAGCCGGAGTAGTGCCAACAAACACCACCCTTGGGAAAGAACGTATGTACAGTGTTTATAAACCAACCTTTTCTTCAAGGTAAACCTGTGGCTCCTGATACCTTAAATGCAAATCCAAAATGATACAGAACTTAGGCTTTTCATCAAGGTTTAGGATGAGAAAGACATCCTAAATTTTTTGTCTGGACATAAGCCCAGCTCTACATATCAGCgcatctgctgctttttccctaGGCACTCTGAGCTGTCTCCATTCTTGTTTGGCCCAGGCTGGGTTTGTTAAATTAAACCCTTTTTAACATTCACATCACTTTCTCTCTTTAATGTCCTTCTGGCAGgtgctttcctcttctgctggaCACCTTTTTTTGTGGTCCACATTACCAGGGCTCTCTGCAAGTCCTGCACCATTCCCACTCAAGTCACCAGCACTGTCACTTGGCTGGGTTATGTCAACAGTGCTCTCAACCCCATCATTTATACCGTTTTCAATGCAGAGTTCAGGAACTTCTTCCGCAAAGTCTTGCACCTCTTCTGCTGAGCCCACTGGAACTGGTGGGGAGAAGGAGCGACCGGGCCGTTTTTTGTATAGTTCATTAAAGATCTATTTCTGCCTAAGGTCTCCTGTCTttgttggggaggaggggagaaggagagatggCAGCTACAGGATGCTGGTTCCCAGCGCTTTGTAATAAGGAGTTACAGGTGAGTACCAGTGGATACAGCTCGGATACTCTCCCTGCTGGGAACTGCAGGCGTAGCCACTTTTTTAACACTTGGCGCTTGACATAAGCGGCAAGAGACACCACAAGAGAGGAGGGATGGTTCTCGAACAGCTCTTGCTTTGGATTTAGGTGTTTGGTCTGGTTTGGGCTTCTCTTAGCTGTCAGTAAGCAAAGTAAAACAGCCCTCATCCCCACCGTGAtccagggaggcaggagagcttTGAAGCTTGCAGCTGCTCTGGCCCTGAGAGTCGCAAattccctgctctccccactGCATGGGCGGAATCCTCCCAGCTCCACCTCAAGAAGCGTTCCTGAAGGAGGTGGCTGATGCACAGCCCTCCCTtactgcagcccagcctggcaaCGGCCCATCTCCACCAGTTCCCTATGATTTAAACCATGAGGACAAACCAAGCTCGTGAGTGCAGAGCAAAATCGAGCCCCGCTGATACCTGCCAGGAACCATTTCcagcctgcaggaaaaaaatcccttctacCTTGTGGTAAACCTGAGTGCAGTGACGCCAGGGGTAGCCAGAGGGAGCAGCTAATGCTGTTCTGTGAGGCTCAGGAGGGAAGACGATGATTGCACAAAACAGCAATCTTCTGACTAATGATTTTTGTGAAGGGTTGTTGCTTTCCAAGGGGTAATTTGTTTGcttagaaacaaaaggaaaacagtactGCAGGGAGGTCTGAAGCTTTTCTTTGACTAAGGCTAACAACTGCTCCATCAATTTATCATCAACAAATAAACATATTAACTTCCCACAGTGATTATATTGTAAATTTTTGAATTCTGTAGTTTACCACTGTGTTGCGGCGCAGCTGCCCCAGGTACCAGGGCTCTGACGGGAAGCTCCCCGAGAGCTCGAATTGCAGATGAGTCATACCTACAATTCTTTCATTTAGGAAAGCTGCCCCACTctcttccaaatttttttttcccttaaaaggTGCAGTAAAGCCCAAAGTCAGACAGTAGCCAAGGCTCAGCTGTAC contains these protein-coding regions:
- the DRD4 gene encoding D(4) dopamine receptor, whose protein sequence is MGNGSAGTAPCNGTALPPPPPAGGHNIAALVLGIVLILLIVGGNGLVCLSVCTERALKTTTNYFIVSLAVADLLLALLVLPLYVYSEFQGGVWSLSMVLCDALMTMDVMLCTASIFNLCAISVDRFIAVSIPLNYNRRQIDLRQLILISTTWIFAFAVASPVIFGLNNVPNRDPSLCQLEDDNYIVYSSICSFFIPCPVMLVLYCAMFQGLKRWEEARKAKLRGSIYGANRKLYHPSTFLERAQTRLEPEERNPYAPSDHPGDYMMNNGIQTVSYPHLKYPHPGHSQKRAKINGRERKAMRVLPVVVGAFLFCWTPFFVVHITRALCKSCTIPTQVTSTVTWLGYVNSALNPIIYTVFNAEFRNFFRKVLHLFC